A stretch of the Panicum virgatum strain AP13 chromosome 9N, P.virgatum_v5, whole genome shotgun sequence genome encodes the following:
- the LOC120689192 gene encoding uncharacterized protein LOC120689192 has translation MEESEAMDTDIETSSVDEAEAMEIDEAPPPRDWCTQYLDWMIRGVLPSDRAQARCIARRAKSFVLIDDKLYKRSPSGILQWCISIPEGKELIRDIHTGICGHHTMPRTLVGNAFRQGFY, from the coding sequence ATGGAGGAGTCCGAGGCCATGGACACTGACATCGAGACCTCCTCAGTGGACGAggctgaagcaatggagatcgacgaggccccacCTCCGCGAGATTGGTGtacccagtacctcgactggatgatccGAGGGGTCttaccctcggaccgcgctcaggcgcggtgCATTGCTAGGcgagccaagtccttcgtcttgATCGACGACAAactgtacaagcgcagtccctcagGCATTCTGCAATGGTGCATctccatccccgagggcaaggagctgatccgagACATCCACACCGGCATCTGCGGTCACCACACCATGCCGCGCACCCTCGTAGGCAACGCGTTTCGGCAGGGCTTTTACtag